The Pseudomonadota bacterium genome contains a region encoding:
- a CDS encoding cupin domain-containing protein, whose protein sequence is MTGSRERPAFIRHYREIERSVGENNLQAMAAPFGSALGLARIGVNQEIIQPGHRSSFPHAHSEDEEFVFVVEGHPDVWIDGDLYGLEPGDGVAFPAGTGIAHCFINNSGAPVRLLIVGERRPEDRVIYPVNPERRERPNWWHDAPQRPLGAHDGRPTPRRR, encoded by the coding sequence ATGACTGGAAGCCGTGAGCGCCCCGCCTTCATCCGTCACTACCGCGAGATCGAACGATCCGTCGGTGAAAACAACCTCCAAGCCATGGCAGCCCCGTTCGGCAGCGCCCTCGGCCTTGCAAGGATCGGCGTCAATCAAGAGATCATTCAGCCGGGCCATCGCTCGAGCTTTCCGCACGCTCACAGCGAAGATGAGGAATTCGTGTTCGTCGTCGAGGGCCATCCCGATGTGTGGATCGATGGCGATCTCTACGGGCTCGAACCGGGCGATGGTGTCGCGTTTCCGGCTGGGACCGGCATTGCGCACTGCTTCATCAACAACTCCGGCGCTCCCGTGCGGCTGTTGATCGTCGGCGAGCGCCGGCCCGAGGATCGCGTCATCTATCCGGTCAACCCGGAGCGACGGGAGCGGCCGAACTGGTGGCACGATGCGCCGCAGCGGCCGCTGGGCGCCCATGACGGTCGGCCGACGCCGCGGCGTCGATGA
- a CDS encoding cupin domain-containing protein: MPAKPERPAFIRHYREIERSYGADDLEFAGAPFGKTLGLARIGVNHDVIPPGHRTSFPHAHSEQEEFVFVIEGHPDVWIDGVLHALGPGDGIAFPSGTGIAHSVLNNSDAPVRLLVVGERRSGDRIAFPINPERRDRPNYWHDAPTRPLGAHDGRVTARVR; this comes from the coding sequence GTGCCTGCAAAACCCGAGCGCCCCGCCTTCATCCGCCACTACCGCGAGATCGAACGATCCTACGGTGCCGATGATCTCGAATTCGCCGGCGCGCCGTTCGGCAAGACGCTCGGGCTGGCACGGATCGGCGTGAACCACGACGTCATCCCTCCGGGCCACCGCACGAGCTTCCCGCACGCTCACAGCGAGCAGGAAGAATTCGTGTTCGTCATCGAGGGCCACCCGGATGTGTGGATCGATGGCGTCTTGCACGCCCTCGGGCCAGGAGATGGCATCGCATTCCCGTCCGGGACCGGGATCGCGCATAGCGTTCTCAACAACTCCGATGCGCCCGTGCGACTCCTCGTGGTGGGTGAGCGTCGGTCCGGGGATCGCATCGCCTTTCCGATCAACCCGGAACGGCGCGACCGGCCGAATTATTGGCACGATGCGCCGACGCGACCGCTTGGCGCCCATGATGGCCGCGTGACAGCGCGGGTGCGCTGA
- a CDS encoding type II toxin-antitoxin system prevent-host-death family antitoxin: protein MAEVGVSKAKMLLARLLARVERGEEITITRHGRAIAWLVPAGQRHDVARAWAAAAGLRELAREMRLDRNDWSEWLGYRDKGRR from the coding sequence ATGGCTGAGGTCGGTGTCTCCAAGGCAAAGATGCTGTTGGCCCGACTGCTTGCGCGGGTCGAGCGCGGCGAAGAAATCACGATTACTCGGCATGGACGCGCGATTGCCTGGCTGGTGCCGGCTGGGCAACGGCACGACGTGGCGCGCGCGTGGGCGGCAGCCGCCGGGCTACGCGAGCTCGCCCGAGAGATGCGGCTCGATCGCAACGACTGGAGCGAGTGGTTAGGGTATCGGGACAAGGGTCGGCGATAG
- a CDS encoding GNAT family N-acetyltransferase yields MILSDIRLAEPADLPAVERIVRDAYTKYIERIGKPPGPMLDDYAERIKERAVWVLVDAGVVAGILVLLFEADHVLLDNVAVDPRSRGKGLGRVLIGFAEAEARRRGYGEIRLYTHQKMRENIAMYPRLGYEETGRGEQSGYERVFFRKRLG; encoded by the coding sequence ATGATCCTTTCCGACATCAGACTCGCCGAGCCCGCGGATCTGCCCGCCGTCGAACGCATCGTCCGCGATGCCTACACGAAATACATCGAGCGCATCGGCAAGCCGCCGGGACCGATGCTCGACGACTATGCCGAGCGCATCAAGGAGCGCGCAGTTTGGGTGCTCGTCGATGCCGGCGTCGTCGCGGGCATTCTCGTCCTGCTGTTCGAGGCCGACCATGTCCTGCTCGACAACGTCGCCGTCGATCCGCGGAGCCGAGGCAAGGGTCTCGGTCGCGTTCTCATCGGCTTCGCCGAGGCAGAGGCGCGGAGGCGGGGATACGGCGAGATCCGCCTCTATACGCATCAGAAGATGCGCGAGAACATCGCCATGTACCCTCGCCTGGGATACGAAGAGACGGGTCGCGGCGAGCAGTCGGGGTATGAGCGGGTGTTTTTCAGGAAGAGACTCGGCTGA
- a CDS encoding VOC family protein gives MQKITPFLWFDGKAEEAMHFYVSIFKNSKVGSVTRYGDAGPGAKGTVMSATFQLDGQEFFALNGGPHFTFTPAISFFVNCETQQEVDELWEKLSAGGEKNRCGWLKDKFGLSWQVIPSLLGTLLQDKDPEKSQRVMKAMMQMDKIDIKKLQQAYDQG, from the coding sequence ATGCAAAAGATCACCCCGTTCCTGTGGTTCGACGGCAAAGCCGAAGAGGCGATGCATTTTTATGTTTCGATCTTCAAGAATTCGAAGGTCGGGAGCGTGACCCGCTATGGAGACGCCGGGCCCGGAGCGAAAGGGACGGTCATGTCCGCGACCTTCCAGCTCGATGGCCAGGAATTTTTCGCGCTCAACGGCGGCCCGCACTTCACCTTCACGCCGGCGATATCGTTCTTCGTGAACTGCGAGACACAACAGGAAGTCGACGAGCTGTGGGAGAAGCTGTCCGCAGGCGGCGAAAAGAACCGATGCGGTTGGCTCAAGGACAAATTCGGCCTGTCATGGCAAGTCATCCCCTCGCTCTTGGGCACGCTGTTGCAGGACAAGGATCCCGAGAAGTCGCAGAGAGTCATGAAGGCGATGATGCAGATGGATAAGATCGATATAAAGAAGCTGCAGCAAGCATACGACCAGGGATGA
- a CDS encoding SRPBCC family protein, translating into MTTTDKATPVSDRDLVLTRIFDVPREKVYRAWTDPELLKQWFAPLPYTTPVAELDVRLGGSNLIVMRSPDGKDMPNRGVYLEVVENERLVFTNAYTKAWEPSEKPFMTVILTFEALGGGKTKYTALVRHWTVADREMHENMGFHKGWGQCADQLAALVQKL; encoded by the coding sequence ATGACCACCACGGACAAGGCGACGCCGGTCTCCGATCGCGACCTGGTGCTTACCCGCATCTTCGACGTGCCGCGCGAGAAAGTTTACAGAGCATGGACCGATCCCGAGCTTCTGAAGCAGTGGTTCGCGCCGCTGCCCTACACCACGCCGGTCGCCGAACTCGACGTCCGGCTGGGCGGCTCGAATCTGATCGTCATGCGCAGCCCCGACGGCAAGGACATGCCGAACCGGGGCGTCTATCTCGAAGTCGTCGAGAATGAGCGATTGGTCTTCACCAATGCCTATACGAAGGCATGGGAGCCGTCGGAGAAGCCGTTCATGACGGTGATCCTGACCTTCGAGGCTCTTGGCGGCGGCAAAACCAAATACACCGCACTCGTCCGCCACTGGACCGTTGCGGACCGCGAGATGCACGAAAACATGGGCTTCCACAAAGGCTGGGGCCAATGCGCCGACCAGCTCGCGGCCCTCGTCCAGAAGCTCTAA
- a CDS encoding TetR/AcrR family transcriptional regulator, with translation MKTRDGAATRTRLLDAARDAIRAKGYAATTVDDICSEAGVTKGGFFHHFVSKEQLAIAAIERFGAMAATIFGSAPYGAKLDPRDRVLGYVDFRASMLEWDIPHFTCLLGTTVQEVYATHPDIRAACEAGMSAHVAELVRDIEAAKQHYAPDAPWSAESVGYFMQSVLQGAFIFAKAKQSPEVAAACLQHLRRYLETLLSPPSPEKKKRNRR, from the coding sequence ATGAAAACCAGAGACGGCGCTGCGACACGAACAAGGCTGCTCGATGCGGCCCGCGATGCGATCCGCGCCAAGGGCTACGCGGCGACGACGGTGGACGACATCTGCTCGGAGGCGGGTGTCACCAAGGGCGGTTTCTTCCACCACTTTGTGAGCAAGGAGCAGCTGGCGATCGCGGCGATCGAGCGGTTCGGCGCGATGGCCGCGACGATCTTCGGTTCGGCGCCCTACGGCGCGAAGCTCGACCCGCGCGACCGGGTGCTGGGCTACGTCGATTTTCGCGCCTCCATGCTCGAATGGGACATCCCACATTTCACTTGCCTCTTGGGCACCACGGTGCAGGAGGTCTACGCGACCCACCCGGACATTCGCGCCGCCTGCGAGGCAGGTATGTCTGCTCATGTGGCGGAGCTGGTGCGGGACATCGAGGCCGCCAAGCAGCACTACGCGCCCGATGCGCCGTGGAGCGCCGAGAGCGTCGGCTACTTCATGCAATCCGTTCTGCAAGGAGCCTTCATCTTCGCCAAGGCGAAGCAGAGCCCCGAGGTCGCCGCCGCGTGCCTTCAGCATCTCAGGCGTTATCTGGAAACGCTTTTGAGCCCACCGTCACCAGAGAAGAAAAAGAGGAATAGACGATGA
- a CDS encoding catechol 1,2-dioxygenase — protein MSSATPRRHRHPGPDPADSLTERVLQAMAGTADPRVRAIMAAIVRHAHALVRELQPTPEEYEQALRFLVDLGHHTTAAKNEVVLFADVIGVSALVDQVNRTGVESETALLGPFYRGAAPWCAAGDSIARSEAPGPTLMVAGQVRNAEGGAIAGAVLDVWQASPVGLYENQDQGQADMNLRGRFRADGEGRYRFRTVRPARYPVPTDGPVGVLLSAQRRHPYRPAHLHFIVSAEGHRTLVTQVFTDAEAELASDVVFSATPGLMGGLHRHDRPDPAHPGAAPPFFSLEYDFVLAKGTPTFPVPPIP, from the coding sequence ATGTCGAGTGCAACCCCGCGGCGTCATCGGCACCCCGGGCCCGATCCGGCCGACAGCCTCACCGAGCGCGTCCTCCAGGCGATGGCAGGAACCGCCGATCCGCGCGTGCGGGCGATCATGGCGGCGATCGTCCGCCATGCCCATGCGCTCGTGCGCGAGCTCCAGCCCACGCCCGAGGAATATGAGCAGGCGTTGCGGTTTTTGGTCGACCTCGGCCACCACACCACCGCCGCCAAGAACGAGGTCGTGCTGTTCGCCGACGTGATCGGCGTCTCCGCCCTGGTCGATCAGGTGAACCGCACCGGTGTGGAGAGCGAGACCGCACTGCTCGGCCCGTTCTACCGGGGTGCGGCACCCTGGTGCGCGGCCGGCGACAGCATCGCGCGTTCGGAGGCGCCGGGGCCGACGCTCATGGTCGCGGGGCAGGTGCGCAATGCCGAGGGTGGGGCCATCGCCGGCGCCGTGCTCGACGTCTGGCAGGCATCGCCCGTGGGCCTTTACGAGAACCAGGACCAGGGCCAGGCCGACATGAATCTGCGCGGCCGTTTCCGCGCCGATGGCGAGGGCCGATACCGGTTCCGCACGGTCCGGCCGGCCCGCTATCCCGTGCCCACGGACGGGCCGGTGGGGGTGCTGCTCAGCGCCCAGCGGCGCCATCCCTACCGCCCGGCCCATCTGCATTTCATCGTCTCCGCCGAAGGCCACCGCACCCTCGTCACCCAAGTCTTCACCGACGCCGAGGCGGAGCTTGCGAGCGACGTCGTCTTCAGCGCCACGCCCGGGCTCATGGGCGGCCTCCACCGCCATGACCGCCCGGATCCGGCGCATCCCGGCGCAGCACCGCCCTTCTTCAGCCTCGAATACGATTTCGTGCTGGCCAAGGGGACCCCGACCTTCCCCGTCCCGCCGATCCCCTAG
- a CDS encoding zinc-binding alcohol dehydrogenase family protein, which produces MPEASPAGAAKCRASHAPVPGTPGRYRALRLGEKAPDLERLQFRVEDLPRPRLGPGQCLVAVHAAAVNPSDAKAALGLMPHAVWPRTPGRDFAGTVIEGPPRLLGLEVWGSGGDLGIRREGTHARLLVLDEDEVRAKPARLSLIEAAGIGVPFVTALEGFRAAGGIGAGAVVLVMGAQGKVGQAAVQIASMKGARVMAVVRRSGDFSGHAAGTVEVIDAASEDVARRVQDATAGHGADIVFNTVGSPYFDAANKAMALGGRQILISTFERTVPFDILEFYRGRRVYVGIDTLALDAAASARLLEELRPGFEAGLLKPFPVAEDSVFPLEEAASAYQRVMGGAGTRVFLMPEPAR; this is translated from the coding sequence ATGCCCGAGGCATCCCCGGCAGGGGCGGCGAAGTGCCGGGCGAGCCACGCGCCGGTCCCTGGCACGCCTGGCCGCTATCGGGCCTTGCGGCTCGGCGAGAAGGCGCCGGACCTCGAACGGCTGCAGTTCCGCGTGGAAGATCTGCCGCGTCCGCGGCTGGGGCCCGGCCAATGCCTCGTCGCCGTTCATGCCGCCGCAGTCAATCCGAGCGATGCCAAGGCGGCCCTCGGCCTCATGCCCCATGCCGTCTGGCCGCGCACGCCCGGCCGCGACTTTGCGGGCACGGTCATCGAAGGGCCGCCCCGGCTCCTCGGCCTGGAGGTTTGGGGCAGCGGCGGCGATCTCGGCATTCGCCGCGAGGGAACCCATGCCCGCCTCCTCGTCCTGGACGAGGATGAGGTTCGCGCCAAGCCCGCACGCCTGTCGCTCATCGAGGCGGCCGGGATCGGCGTCCCGTTCGTGACCGCTCTCGAAGGTTTCCGCGCCGCGGGCGGAATCGGCGCTGGCGCGGTCGTGCTGGTCATGGGAGCCCAGGGCAAGGTCGGGCAGGCCGCGGTCCAGATCGCCAGCATGAAGGGGGCCCGCGTGATGGCGGTGGTGCGCCGCAGCGGGGATTTTTCCGGCCATGCCGCGGGCACGGTCGAGGTCATCGACGCCGCCAGCGAAGATGTTGCCAGAAGAGTGCAGGACGCAACGGCCGGGCATGGCGCGGACATCGTCTTCAACACCGTCGGCAGCCCGTATTTCGATGCGGCGAACAAGGCGATGGCGCTGGGCGGGCGGCAGATCCTGATCTCCACCTTCGAGCGGACCGTTCCCTTCGACATCCTCGAGTTCTACCGCGGCCGGCGGGTCTATGTCGGCATCGATACCTTGGCGCTCGATGCCGCCGCCTCGGCCCGCCTCCTGGAGGAGCTGAGGCCCGGATTCGAGGCAGGCCTGCTCAAACCCTTCCCGGTGGCGGAGGACTCGGTTTTCCCCCTGGAGGAGGCGGCATCCGCCTACCAGAGGGTCATGGGCGGGG